The Citrus sinensis cultivar Valencia sweet orange chromosome 4, DVS_A1.0, whole genome shotgun sequence DNA segment GGAGGAAAGGCATTAGACAACATCATacagaaaaaagattttgctTTGGTAATCAAACACCTTTTGCACAATCTATTAATTACAGAACTATAATCTCTTATTGAAATTTCAAATCCCTTCTCCACCATTTGACAGAAGAATGTCATTGCTTTATGCACATCACCCTTGGCACAATGGGCTTTGATTATTGTTGTATATGCAACTTTTGTCAAACTGATATTGTGTTCCTGAAGGGAAACCAGCAGACAATCCGCATTCTTTAAGTCACCATTCACACAGAGGCCATCAATGAGAATATTATATGTAGCTGACGTTGGCTCCAGATTATGCAGCCACATCTGGTTGAGTAACTGAAAGGCTTTTCTTAGGTCTTTACATTTGCAGAAACTCCGAATGATGGTATTGTATGTGATTTGGTCAGGGGTTACACCTATAACATACATATCCTCAAGTAATTGAACAGCTTCTTGTAGCTTCCACTGTTTGCAAAGTCCTTTGATAACCACAGTGTATGTGACATGAGTCGGGCCTATAGCTTTTGTCTCCATCTCTTGCAGCAAAGCAAGCAGGCGTTGTATGTTGCCTTCTTCACAGTATGCATTCATAAAAGTTGTATAAGTTACAGCACTTGGTTCCAATCCATGCAACTTGATGGTGTCTAATAACCTTCTAGCATCTGCTACCTTTCCATTTTTACAGAACCCATAAATAAGAGAATTGAAAGTCACTATACTAGGAGAAATCCTTTTCTCAATTAACTGTCTGTATAACTGTACAGCCTCCCCAATATTACCGAGTTTTACGTACCCATCAATCATAATATTATACAATACAACATCCTGTATGCAGTTGCTCATTATCAGAGAATCAAAATACATTCTTGCTTCTGTTATCATTTCTTTCTCACACAGGCCAAGAAGAATTGCACCGTGTGCAAAAGAATTAGGAGAGATCCTCTTTGAGCACATTTCGTTGTATAGTTGGATAGCCTTGTGGACTTTATCTTGCTTGCAAAGGCCACGGATAAGTATAGAATATGTTACAAGATCTGGTTTCAAACCAACAGCTTCCATTTCATAAAGAAGTCCCAATGCTTCATCAATCCGTCCACTTTTACACATGCTGCTGAGCAGTACACTGTACGCAATGACATTCAACTTAAAACCCTGTGAGAGCATTACTTCCCGCAATTTTAGACCTTCCTCAACATTGCCTATCTGGCAGTATCCACATATGAGGACTGTGTAGGTTACGATATCTGGATCAGAACctttaattaacaatttctGGATAACCTTCCAAGCTCCACTAATTTGACTAAGCAAATGAAACCCTTTGGCAAGAATAGAGTAGGTTATTGCATCAGGCTCCACCCCATGCCTCCCCATATCATTCGTGAACTCTAATGCCTCTTCCATGGAACCAGCTATACATAAACCATGAATAAGAATATTATAACTAAATGCATCAGGATGTAGTCCATATTTGAGCATCAGACAAAATAATCCCTTTGCAACTTCAGCAAATCCCAATTTACAGTACCTAGACATGATGGCATTCAATGAAACAACAGAAGGCCCAAACTCCTTCCCTGCTGTCTCCTGCAGGAACAAAATTGCATCTTGTAGTCTGGACTGCTGACATAGACCATCTATAACTATAGAATTAGTATATACATTCCGTGGAGTTTCACTAACTTTAATATCATCATATAGATCCCACATGATGTCTGTATGCCTCAAGTTGTACAACAAACTGTTATAAGTTTGTATCGAAACTTTCAAGTCCAACTCTTTCATCTTGGCAATTACAAAAACAGCATCATGAACCATTCCTGTCCTTGAATAAACAAAAGCCAGCATATCCCATACCTCTCTGTTTGACTCAAAACCCCTGAAGCTGTGCAAGAGCAACTCACAAAGAGAAGGAGCAGAACCAGAGCCTAGCAGAAATCACATAAAATCCATAAACAATAATCTGCAAATTATAGTGGAAAATATTACCCACAACTACTAATCATCTGAAACCggatcaaaataaaaaaatcaatttgagctaaatccaataaaaaaatttaagttagaGATGGGCTAccactataattaaaatatcaagaagaCTAGATTAAagtgtaaaaaatttaaaacaattaaaaaaaaaaaccttgcTCTTGCAGAATTTGCTCCAAGACCAATCTTAACCCCTTGAAACTCCTCTTTGCTGCCAATACATGGGCAATCACAAAGCTTGCGAACAGCGAATGCTTAAACCCGCAATGAATTTttaaccaattaaaaaatgtcaCCGCTAAATCCAAGCTCTCAACCCTCAGACAATCAATAATTCGATCAACTTGAAACTCACTCAgcctcaaaattaaattttttgagtCATCCCCgtcaatgaattttttaaaacctaaatttcttaaatttgcAATGATTTCGGGAACTGGGTCAGCAGGGGTTTGGTCAACAGAGTCGAATGAGATGGCGGGTTCGTCGCTTGAGAGTTTGGCCGCGGAGACGGAGGGTTTAGAGAAGATTGAGGAAGAGAACGGCGAAAGCAACTGTCGTTTCTttctgaaattgagaagaatcCATTTCTTGAGCATTCAAATGGGTCTAACGAAAGGTTGCTTGCTTGTATGTTGCTTTCTTTGCTACcgggaaaataaaataagataaaaaatggtagagagagagaaaggcGAGAGTTTAGGGTTTTAGGAGAGTTTGATTGGAGGGATTAGGGCTTTAGAGAGCCGTTTTTTCCCCGGCAATTTTGAAAGTCTAGAGAGAGATATGAATGTTGCAAACCGCTactttgataaaataaaatgtgtgaCAGTTTTCTTGTACTTTGGGTCCGGCTACGAGCCACTTATGCATTCAGTTGTTGGATACGCTTAAATGAATGAATCAATTAAGATCTAACGACTTCAGTTGTTGGATATATTTGAATGAATGAATCAATTAGGATCCAACGAACGACTGGgtacattataattttctccGGTACcttgatattattaaatttttgtttaatttcttaatgatTTTGGCATGGGAATGGGATTGGCAAATTCCGATCGAGACTTTCCGATTGCCAACCCTAGTCCATGGCATCATATATAACAATTTACAGTATttggtttttcattttatcattttacttccGCAGCaattaatagagaatttaattataagaaagccacatgtataaattataatcataccaaatgaaataaaaattttgggtGGCGGCTATTTtaccttaaatttttaaattaaatttggataaaaattagtatttaatgatgattatttatccattatttagttgtttgaaattgaaattctaactcattatttgtattaaaacGTTACGTAAAAAGTTTaggttataataaattaactctTATCATTGTATTATTTTGCAGCTGATATTTTATGCATTATGCACATACATTACAAGAACACCAAGCTGTTGCACAGTACGATCTCTCAATGCGACAAAATTAAGCTTAATAGCTTATATAGTTATGTTTAAGGGGGTACGGGCACATCATACGCCTACTTGCATATCGACAATCAGTGACTTTGCTCGCAAACAAACGCCTGCTGCCCATTTTGACAAACAAACACGCATAAGAAATACAAGAAAGACTTTGggagtaaaatttatagatgAAATTTCTCTGTCTATGCAGGCAACAGTTGTACCTCAAAGCTCCCGAGGGATAAGAGTACAAGTTAAGGGTGATTCCTTCGGTCCCATGAATATGTTCATTGAGACAACCACTGCAACTAAATGCCTCAAAGCTCACAAGGCATAAGAGTACAAGTGAAACTAAAAGCACACCTTAAGGCCATGTTTGGCTGTAGGGAAAGAGGAGAGAGGAGATAAGAGGAAAAGAGAGGAGAATAAaggaaaggagaagaaaattatGGGGAGTTTAATTTCCTTTGTTCGGTTTAGGATAGaattagaagagaaaaagaattttataaatttttttatctagaCAAATTTACccttgtattatattatatatatatatatatatatatatatatatattaaattaattaaaatattaaaaatatgtttaactatttaaaaattagcCTCAAGGTTAATGTTTCAAATgtcctaattatatttatagtgCTTTTACCAATTGTTATCCAAGTGCTTTTATCAAAAGtactttttttctaaaataagaAACATTAATACTATTTAAGAAATAGCCCATAATATtactacaaaataattaaatttcaaatgcttcaatgaaataataaaaaatacttaatcaaatttcaaaatatgactGTAACatcttcaaatttcaaagacattccaaaatatgaaaaaataaaaaatacttcgTCAAATTTTAAGTGCTCAAATGAGTTAAGCTAGATATTAATAAACTATAACATCTAAGTGCGCATGAGTTAATTTCATCATTAAGGACGGAAAAGTTTAACCTATGTTTCTCTATCCTCATCACAAAGATTGTAAAAAACATTGAGCGTTGCACCATCATGAGTAATTTGAGTGGTGGCTCTAAGTCATTCTATCGTTGTAAGACCACTAatcttcttcaactctttACTTAATCCTACTTGTTTGTCATTGATTTCTTGTCCCATAACTCGACTCACGACATTAAAAGAGTCTTTTATTTGTGCAACGATAAGAGTTGTTAGCTCTTTAAGTTCTTCATACCACAGTTGCAACATAATTGGACCCTAGATTATGATCTAACATACATCAACCATTAAATTGTAATTAGTGATCTAAAAgtataattaactaaattatttttagatcaCTAAAAACACCTTTTGGGTTAATGTAATTTACATTATTATGTAACTTAACAATGCCCGTTAATAAAATGTGTGATAAGAGTTTTTCGTCTACGgattttaattaacatttgtTAAATTTCTTAATGATTTCTTATCTAAGAATAAAGCTAATGCTCTATGCTAGGGTTAATAGAATTTCCCGAACCGTGATTGGGATTTGGGACACATTTCAAATGGATTAGGATTtgctataaaattttatcttaattcaCTATTTGGGCTGGAATTTAAGATCCCAATTTTGtcctaatttattatttcgaACATGATTCGAATGTTAGAAAATCCCATTGAGATTCCAAGTGTCCGAGTTTGGGTTTTCAAAGTTGTTTGACAAGTCAATTTGATGAAGCATATAGATatgtcatatttattatattcatatgtCGAGTcatattaataaatcaaagagATCTGACATGtccaataaaatcaaataacatgTCGTTTAGGACAAAATCTGCATCGTATAATAGCGAACTTAGTTGGGATTTGGAATTTGATTAGGATAAGATCgagatacttttttttttgtcatgaTTAACTGtttgtgacagaattcaagaCAGTTGTTCTGTCGATTTAGTATTTAAGACGAGATTGATATTAGCAATCAATTCCCGATCTGGACTTCCCAATTGCCAACCCTAGTCTACagcattatatataataatttacaatatGTGGTTCttcattttatcatttcacttccacaacaattaatagagtacCGAATTATAGGAAAACACATGTATAAACATATcaagtgaaataaaaattttgggtgctattattttgatttaaaattttaaattaaattttgatacaaATCGTGAACCATTAATTAAgtagatattaattaaaatagcatttaataatgattatttatcCACTATTAGGTTGCTTGAAATCtataacttaatatttgtattaaaaattttagtaaaaagTTTTAGagcttgtttgttttttattataagtcttaattttacttataatcagacattttaaaagttttcattgtttgttttttctaaCTTATATACGATTATAAGACATTTaactttaaatgaaaaaagttaaaacttttgcttttatatgaatagaaaaatatctgaatagaaaattttttttactctcAAAACTGCCCCTAACAAATATCTTATTTTACACtacaaaaccaaaaacatCCATTCTTACGCTTAGACTTTATCAATTTACATCTCGGCTGAAGACAATACTCTGAGCAGATTGTAGCCGTTTGCCTTATCATGGCAATATAACTATAGTTCCTTTCACATTTTTGATCTtctaaacaatttaataatcataataaaatttataattttttttgtattaggAGCAATGGTTAactttgttatattattttaagataaatgattaattgatttcatttttgcttatgtgaccaaacaaaaaataggTAACATACATGTACAGGCAAATAATACCATTAAcattatatatgttaaataaTGTACATATGTTATAAAAATGTTGAATAAATTGTTAggagaataatatttttaaactcAATTCCCTCCTTACTTATGTGGGTGGGGTTTAAACTACAAAtctcttattttcaaaacaaaagattttacCAATAAAACTAGTTGATACCCACGATATAAATATattggatatatatatttttgtaattgttttttcaactctaatttttaattatttaacttatgaaatttataacaattatatatCCTACCTACAAAGGACATAAATGTCAAAACTCTAAATTTGAGATAGTTCTTGTTcataaaacaaacaacttaacatttatattcagacgtttaaaaaagaaaaacaaatatgtcACTCAACTGTTTATATTCAGATATATTCAAActtcaacaaaatataaacctattaagatttcagacaaaaaaaaaaaaagggtaccttagttataataaattaactttgtatcattattcttttgcagctgatatatatatgcataatGCGCATACGTTACAAGAAGACCAAGCTGCTACACAAGGCCATTCTCAATGTGACATCAGGTATGCAGAAAAGTAGGCTCACTAGCTTAAATTTAAGGGGGTACGGGCACATCATACGCCTACTTGCATATCGACAATCCATGACTTTGCTCGCAAACAAACACACAGAAGAAATACAATAAAGACACGAGAGACAtgagagtaaaatttatagatgAAATTTCTCTGTCTATGCAGGCAACAGGTATGCCTCAAAGCTCCCAAGGCATAAGAGTACAAGTTAAGGGTAATTCCTTCGGCCCCATTAAATATCTTCACTGAGGCAAACACTGCAACTAAATGTTTTAATCATTATAGACTTTTCCCCATTTCGAGGCTGCCATTAGCTCTGCCACTGAAGCTAAAAGCACACCTTAAAAGTTTCTCAAATATTCAGGAATTAGCATTATTGGAAATGATGTAATTGTTTGATTCAACTATTGGTTATGGATTGTAAATCACAGGTTTTGCATCATTTTACGTATATTTTAGGGGGGGCGAACAAGCTTCGTGATGCAGCAGACactataaagaaagaaaaagggaatCAATATGATGActccaattattttaaatgcaaaaaatgataagaatcttttgcataaaaaaaaaaaatccaaatacaTTATTGGTTTTGCTTAAAACCCAAGAATCAAATAGCAAGTCCATTATGAAGTTCACACTTCACCAACTTTAGCTATGACTTCATAAGGTCCCCTAcactttaaagtttaaaaccCCAAAACCTTTTATTGATACAACAATCAACCTTTACATCTACCAAATTTAAGATACAACAATCACACAAAAggacttttcttttatcttctctCCAGCATGTCTAAAGCAAACGTAAGAAGGCATATTCTGGAGAAGAATAGAagtccaaaagaaaaagagccGAAGCCAACTCAGAGTTTATTATCTAAACACTTGAAAAAAGTCTACCCCATTGGCCTTCATAGGAGCTCTTCTTCATTATCTTTATCATCACTATCACTGTCCTTGTCACAGAACTCGAACGACTCTTCTGTTACAGACAATTCTAATTCTCCGCTGGAGCAGAGGATTTCGTTAGCCCTGCGTTTGATTACGCCACCTGAAAGAAGAGAAGTCACGGTGGCTAAAAACGTTCAACCacagcaacagcaacaacagcagcagcaacaaagTCAGGATTCTTGTTGTGGGGAACTGAAGAGGTGCAATTGGATTACAAAGAATAGTGGTAAGCTCCATTTTTTATCAACCAAGAGTTGATTCGAACGCATAATAGTTAATACTACGTGCTTCAGATTTTTCCATGGCGATTCATTTTTCTATGTGATAATAATACAAGAGAAAAGTTTCTTAGTAGCTAAACTTTGACATTGTTGTAGTGGTTAGGTTGTACAATCTATTCTGTGCTTGtgcatttgaaaagaaaggaTTTAGTCAAGTCTACAAGCGTCAAATACTATTAGTGGTTAAGAGTTCAATATAAGAtgaattaaaatgatagaacTAAATACTCTGTGTCATCATCGTGGCCATTATAATGGGGGTTGTTGCAACTGTTTGGGCTCCTCAACGCTGATATAAATAACTCTTTTAAGGCATTCATGTTCCAACTGTACAGcatatatgtatttaagtcGTATGTTTTGAATTCAGAAATGGCAACTGGTAATCCAAAGTGTTGTTCAACATCTCTACCTACTCTACTTTTTTCGATTGCTCACTCTTTGAGGACATTAACATGTACTCACCAAGATGTATTTGATCCATGGAAAGTGTGGATATTAACACGAATTTTGATGCAGATAGAGTTTATGTTGCATTTCACGACGAATGTTGGGGAGTTCCTGTTTATGATGACAAGTAAGTCAGCTGTAAAAATCTAAACCAGTATTCTAGCAGTAATTGTCTGTGAGACATGTCATGCAGCATGCATATACTAACAGGTATATGTTATATATTGTTGAAAAAAGTCAATTGTTCGAGCTGCTTGCATTGTCTGGAATGCTGATGGATTACAACTGgactgaaattttaaaaagaaaagaactgtTCAGGTTCTAACTCTGCACCAACTCCATTCTAATTCACCACACTTGAATTAATCTCTGTTTCACCAAAAGGCCTTGGATCATTTTAATATGCACTGAAACAAGATTGAATTTGTTGATGAAATAGAGAGGCATTTGGGGGATTTGATCCAAAGAGTGTTGCCAAAATGGGGGAGAAAGAGATCCTAGAAATATCCTCCAACACAGCAATAATGTTGGCAGAGTGCAGAGTGAGGTGCATAGTAGACAATGCCAAATGCATAGTGAAGGCaagtttacaaattttaatgcCTTTGcataaacctttttt contains these protein-coding regions:
- the LOC102628067 gene encoding putative pentatricopeptide repeat-containing protein At1g13630; amino-acid sequence: MLKKWILLNFRKKRQLLSPFSSSIFSKPSVSAAKLSSDEPAISFDSVDQTPADPVPEIIANLRNLGFKKFIDGDDSKNLILRLSEFQVDRIIDCLRVESLDLAVTFFNWLKIHCGFKHSLFASFVIAHVLAAKRSFKGLRLVLEQILQEQGSGSAPSLCELLLHSFRGFESNREVWDMLAFVYSRTGMVHDAVFVIAKMKELDLKVSIQTYNSLLYNLRHTDIMWDLYDDIKVSETPRNVYTNSIVIDGLCQQSRLQDAILFLQETAGKEFGPSVVSLNAIMSRYCKLGFAEVAKGLFCLMLKYGLHPDAFSYNILIHGLCIAGSMEEALEFTNDMGRHGVEPDAITYSILAKGFHLLSQISGAWKVIQKLLIKGSDPDIVTYTVLICGYCQIGNVEEGLKLREVMLSQGFKLNVIAYSVLLSSMCKSGRIDEALGLLYEMEAVGLKPDLVTYSILIRGLCKQDKVHKAIQLYNEMCSKRISPNSFAHGAILLGLCEKEMITEARMYFDSLIMSNCIQDVVLYNIMIDGYVKLGNIGEAVQLYRQLIEKRISPSIVTFNSLIYGFCKNGKVADARRLLDTIKLHGLEPSAVTYTTFMNAYCEEGNIQRLLALLQEMETKAIGPTHVTYTVVIKGLCKQWKLQEAVQLLEDMYVIGVTPDQITYNTIIRSFCKCKDLRKAFQLLNQMWLHNLEPTSATYNILIDGLCVNGDLKNADCLLVSLQEHNISLTKVAYTTIIKAHCAKGDVHKAMTFFCQMVEKGFEISIRDYSSVINRLCKRCLITKAKSFFCMMLSNAFPPDQEICEVMLIAFHQGGDLGSVFELAAVMIKSGLLPDKFLIN
- the LOC102627575 gene encoding uncharacterized protein LOC102627575 isoform X3; this translates as MSKANVRRHILEKNRSPKEKEPKPTQSLLSKHLKKVYPIGLHRSSSSLSLSSLSLSLSQNSNDSSVTDNSNSPLEQRISLALRLITPPERREVTVAKNVQPQQQQQQQQQQSQDSCCGELKRCNWITKNSDRVYVAFHDECWGVPVYDDKEAFGGFDPKSVAKMGEKEILEISSNTAIMLAECRVRCIVDNAKCIVKILNEFGSFSSFMWGYVNFKPMINKFRYPRNVPLRSPKAEAISRDLLKRGFRLVGPVIVYSFMQAAGLTIDHLVDCFRYSECVSLAERPWRHI
- the LOC102627575 gene encoding uncharacterized protein LOC102627575 isoform X1, with the protein product MSKANVRRHILEKNRSPKEKEPKPTQSLLSKHLKKVYPIGLHRSSSSLSLSSLSLSLSQNSNDSSVTDNSNSPLEQRISLALRLITPPERREVTVAKNVQPQQQQQQQQQQSQDSCCGELKRCNWITKNSDRVYVAFHDECWGVPVYDDNQLFELLALSGMLMDYNWTEILKRKELFREAFGGFDPKSVAKMGEKEILEISSNTAIMLAECRVRCIVDNAKCIVKILNEFGSFSSFMWGYVNFKPMINKFRYPRNVPLRSPKAEAISRDLLKRGFRLVGPVIVYSFMQAAGLTIDHLVDCFRYSECVSLAERPWRHI
- the LOC102627575 gene encoding uncharacterized protein LOC102627575 isoform X2 translates to MSKANVRRHILEKNRSPKEKEPKPTQSLLSKHLKKVYPIGLHRSSSSLSLSSLSLSLSQNSNDSSVTDNSNSPLEQRISLALRLITPPERREVTVAKNVQPQQQQQQQQQQSQDSCCGELKRCNWITKNSDRVYVAFHDECWGVPVYDDNQLFELLALSGMLMDYNWTEILKRKELFREAFGGFDPKSVAKMGEKEILEISSNTAIMLAECRVRCIVDNAKCIVKILNEFGSFSSFMWGYVNFKPMINKFRYPRNVPLRSPKAEAISRDLLKRGFRYSECVSLAERPWRHI